The proteins below come from a single Necator americanus strain Aroian chromosome V, whole genome shotgun sequence genomic window:
- a CDS encoding hypothetical protein (NECATOR_CHRV.G18209.T1): MSHWYTFASLLLAAWFWESHEAKPPKCTSLKEFALDEKIKNKLSSLITAQLPHLKYKCYNELIAALVLDDPDLRYEWIQKQNMFPLIGDSPEKMDVMDAVNAAMKAWKEYIHRIGKKTEFGCGYAKRDGFHRFFCILK, from the exons ATGTCTCACTGGTATACATTTGCTTCT CTTCTACTTGCTGCTTGGTTTTGGGAAAGCCACGAAGCCAAGCCTCCTAAATGTACCTCTCTGAAAGAGTTTGCTTTGgatgaaaaaatcaagaataaaTTATCATCACTGATCACTGCTCAACTTCCCCATTTG aaATATAAATGCTACAATGAGTTGATAGCAGCACTGGTTTTGGACGATCCTGATTTGCGATACGAGTGGATTCAGAAACAAAACATGTTCCCTCTTATCGGTGACAG TCCAGAAAAAATGGATGTAATGGATGCAGTGAATGCAGCAATGAAAGCATGGAAAGAGTACATTCATAGG atcgggaagaaaacagaattcGGATGTGGCTATGCAAAGAGAGATGGctttcatcgatttttctgtattcttaagtga
- a CDS encoding hypothetical protein (NECATOR_CHRV.G18210.T1), which produces MSPIPTLQRISFHSIISTTLLFCCNTRPSQTQELECYNDRMFSTDRHVFLDFHNDGRQRVASGIEPSVIGGFLPAASNMYKLRWSCLLENEMHERLSKCPAEVPPLKGFGQNVMILYEREGTSTIPLKEVRETLREWWSELNINEDVESIPWYTDEDHHNFANMIFAKNTEIGCSYASCEEDERILIGCLYRKNGAVMDQVLYMIGQPCKTDFDCSTYNNSKCTKGGLCRKERFRI; this is translated from the exons ATGTCGCCCATACCAACGCTGCAGCGAATCTCATTCCATTCA ATAATCTCAACCACTCTGTTATTCTGCTGCAACACTAGACCATCTCAAACGcaag AACTTGAGTGCTACAATGACAGAATGTTCAGCACGGATAGGCACGTATTCCTTGATTTCCATAACGATGGCCGTCAACGAGTTGCTAGTGGAATAGAACCAAGTGTAATAGGTGGATTTCTTCCAGCAGCATCAAATATGTACAAACTG CGGTGGTCATGCTTATTGGAAAACGAAATGCACGAGCGACTATCAAAATGTCCTGCCGAGGTCCCACCGTTGAAAGGATTTGGTCAGAACGTCATGAT ATTGTATGAGCGCGAGGGTACATCCACAATTCCCCTGAAAGAAGTCCGTGAGACCTTGAGAGAATGGTGGAGTGAGTTGAATATAAATGAAGACGTTGAATCTATCCCTTGGTACACAGACGAAGACCATCACAACTTTGCCAAC ATGATTTTTGCCAAAAACACGGAAATTGGCTGTTCCTATGCATCATGTGAAGAGGACGAACGCATTTTGATCGGATGTTTGTATCGTAAAAA tGGCGCCGTTATGGATCAAGTTCTTTACATGATTGGACAACCCTGTAAGACAGATTTTGATTGTTCCACCTACAATAATTCAAAGTGCACAAAAGGAGGattatgcagaaaggaacgttttcgaATATAA